In one window of Brassica rapa cultivar Chiifu-401-42 chromosome A07, CAAS_Brap_v3.01, whole genome shotgun sequence DNA:
- the LOC103831053 gene encoding ycf20-like protein — translation MASHILPTSLSILETDKGRSFTINLFHTRNASLIITPMKSFQIRRRRNQIIAFALDTGSSSSVPGGGGERQEINEDRTGLGSTRLGRIAIALGRQLLLKINSARKNFPMKIFLLLLGFYTANALATILGQTGDWDVLVAGIVVAAIEGIGMLMYKKKKKPSSSSSSSGKLQSFVVFMNFWKAGVCLGLFVDAFKLGS, via the exons ATGGCTTCACACATCTTACCAACATCACTATCAATTTTAGAAACTGACAAAGGTCGATCCTTTACAATCAATCTGTTCCACACAAGAAATGCGTCGTTGATCATCACTCCCATGAAAAG TTTCCAGATTCGAAGAAGACGAAACCAGATAATAGCGTTTGCGTTAGACACaggatcttcttcttctgttcctggaggaggaggagaacgACAAGAGATTAATGAAGACAGAACAGGTCTAGGTAGCACTAGATTAGGCAGAATAGCGATTGCCTTAGGCAGACAGCTTCTTTTGAAGATAAACTCTGCTAGAAAAAACTTCCCCATGAAGATATTCTTACTGCTTCTTGGTTTCTACACTGCTAATGCATTAGCCACCATTCTTGGCCAAACCGGTGACTGGGACGTGCTTGTGGCAGGCATCGTCGTGGCTGCTATCGAAGGGATCGGTATGCTTAtgtacaagaagaagaagaagccatcttcatcttcttcttcttctgggaAGTTGCAGTCTTTTGTTGTGTTTATGAATTTCTGGAAAGCTGGTGTTTGTTTGGGTCTCTTTGTTGATGCTTTCAAGCTTGGTAGTTGA
- the LOC103831054 gene encoding transcription elongation factor SPT6 homolog, whose translation MSRNVVSDEEDDHELEDEDGEPVHADPVGNADNDDDDEEDEEGEDEYENDGFIVGDEEEEEEEEDDEEEEKKNSDEERQKKKKKRRKMDEDLDEDDYLLLQDNDVKFQKRKFKRLKKAQREREGGQGGSSDDEFDRSGGAGRSAEDKIKDNLFDDVDDLPDDVGDEEELAVEEDVVGSEDEMADFIVDEDGNGQPRRGDNRKKRYRQGSDMSAIHDANEIFGDVGELLSLRKKGLASSERMERRLEDEFEPTILSEKYMTGKDDEIRQVDIPERMQISEDSTGSPPVDELSIEEESNWIYGQLTSMLKDPDGLYVLGGQGFSVSKDDIAKFLELHHVQKLEIPFIAMYRKEQCRSLLDSSDISDLNTEKKPEAKWHKVLWMIQDLDKKWLLLRKRKTALHGYYTKRFEEESRRVYDENRLNLNQYLFESVMKSLQVAETEREVDDVDSKFNLHFPAGEVGVDEGQYKRPKRKSQYSVCSKAGLWEVANKFGYSAEQLGLALSLEKLVDELEDAKETPEEMAMNFMCAMFENSQAVLKGARHMAAVEISCEPSVKKYVRGIYLENAVVSTSPTAEGNGIIDSYHQFTGVKWLREKPLSKFEGAQWLLIQKAEEEKLLQVTFKLPENYMNRLVSDCYEHYLSVGVSKYAQLWNEQRKLILEDALHAFILPSMEKEARNLLTSRAKSRLLSEYGEALWNKVSAGPYQKKEMDISSDEEAAPRVMACCWGPGKPPNTFVMLDSSGEVLDVLYAGSLTLRSQNVNDQQRKKNDQDRVLKFMMDHQPHVVALGAVNLACTRLKDDIYEVIFQMVEDKPRDVGQMDDLTIVYVDESLPRLYENSRISGEQLPQQSGIVKRAVALGRYLQNPLVMAATLCGPGREILSWKLHPLEGFLQVDEKYGMVEQVMVDITNQVGIDINLAASHEWLFSPLQFISGLGPRKAASLQRSLVRAGSIFVRKDLIMHGLGKKVFVNAAGFLRIRRSGLAASSSQFIDLLDDTRIHPESYGLAQELAKDIYDQDVRGDSNDDEDAIEMAIEHVRDRPGSLRKVVLEEYLASKNRENKKETYSNIMRELSCGFQDWRIPFKDPTPDEEFYMNSGETEDTIAEGRIVQATVRRLQSGRAICVLDSGLTGMLTKEDFADDGRDIVELSDRLKEGEILTCKIKSIQKVRYQVFLICKESEMRNNRHQRNQNLDPYYHEDRNSLQIEKEKARKEKELVKKHFKSRMIVHPRFQNITADQATEYLSDKEFGESIVRPSSRGLNYLTLTLKIYDGVYAHKEIVEGGKESKDITSLQRIGKTLTIGEDTFEDLDEVMDRYVDPLVSHLKTMLNYRKFRKGTKSEVDELLRIEKSENPARIVYCFGISHEHPGTFILSYIRSTNPHHEYVGLYPKGFKFRKRMFESIDKLVAYFQRHIDDPLQETVPSIRSVAAMVPMRSPADRGSSGGGSWGGNSDRSSGPRPGRGGEYRNGGGRGDGHPSGAPRPYGGRGRGRGRRDNNSEREDGNGDWGNNNTGSGDGGWGSSGGGGWGSESGGKKSDGAGGWGSESGGGGGGGWGNESGGKKSSEDGGWGKEASGKKSGEDGGWGNSGGGGGGGGGW comes from the exons ATGTCGAGGAACGTTGTCTCTGACGAAGAAG ACGATCACGAGCTCGAGGATGAGGACGGAGAGCCAGTTCATGCAGATCCTGTCGGTAATGCTGacaacgatgatgatgatgaggaggacgaaGAGG GTGAGGATGAATATGAGAACGATGGGTTCATAGTgggtgatgaagaagaggaagaagaggaggaagatgacgaagaagaagaaaagaaaaatagcgATGAGGAGAggcagaaaaagaagaagaaacgaaggaaaat GGACGAAGATCTTGATGAAGATGACTATCTGCTTCTCCAAGATAACGATGTCAAATTCCAAAAG AGGAAGTTTAAGAGGTTGAAGAAAGCTCAAAGGGAAAGGGAAGGTGGCCAGGGGGGATCATCTGATGATGAGTTTGACAGGAGTGGTGGAGCTGGAAGAAGCGCCGAGGACAAGATCAAAGACAATCTCTTTGATGATGTTGATG ATTTGCCTGATGATGTAGGCGATGAGGAGGAATTAGCGGTGGAAGAAGATGTAGTTGGTAGCGAGGATGAAATGGCTGATTTCATCGTAGATGAAGATGGGAATGGTCAGCCTAGGAG GGGAGACAATAGGAAAAAGAGATATAGGCAAGGATCAGATATGAGTGCTATACATGACGCTAACGAAATATTTGGTGATGTCGGAGAGTTATTGTCACTTCGTAAAAAGGGTTTGGCATCTAGTGAAAGGATGGAAAGAAGGCTCGAAGATGAGTTTGAGCCAACTATTCTTTCTGAAAAGTACATGACAGGGAAAGATGATGAAATCCGCCAAGTTGATATTCCCGAGAGGATGCAG ATATCTGAAGATAGCACTGGAAGCCCTCCTGTTGATGAACTTAGCATTGAGGAAGAGAGCAATTGGATATATGGACAGCTTACTTCGATGCTAAAAGATCCTGATGGACTTTATGTTTTAGGAGGACAAGGTTTCTCGGTCAGCAAGGATGATATTGCAAAATTTTTGGAGCTTCATCATGTGCAGAAACTAGAG ATACCATTTATAGCCATGTACCGAAAAGAGCAATGCCGGAGCTTGTTGGACTCTTCTGATATTAGTGACCTCAATACAGAGAAGAAACCTGAGGCCAAATGGCATAAG GTCCTCTGGATGATTCAGGACTTGGATAAGAAGTGGCTCCTTCTTCGAAAAAGGAAAACGGCGTTGCATGGTTACTATACAAAGCGTTTCGAAGAAGAGTCTAGGAGGGTCTATGATGAAAATAGGCTCAACCTAAATCAGTATCTTTTTGAATCAGTCATGAAATCTCTCCAAGTTGCAGAAACAGAGAGAGAAGTTGATGATGTAGATTCCAAGTTCAACTTGCATTTTCCTGCCGGTGAAGTTGGTGTTGATGAAGGGCAGTACAAGAGGCCGAAGCGAAAATCACAATATAGCGTCTGCAGCAAAGCAGGGCTCTGGGAGGTTGCAAACAAATTTGGGTATAGCGCGGAGCAGTTGGGACTTGCATTGTCCCTAGAAAAACTG GTTGATGAGCTTGAGGATGCAAAGGAAACACCAGAGGAGATGGCAATGAACTTTATGTGCGCAATGTTTGAAAATTCTCAAGCTGTTCTTAAGGGTGCACGGCATATG GCTGCTGTTGAGATAAGTTGCGAGCCATCAGTCAAAAAGTATGTCCGTGGCATTTATCTGGAGAATGCAGTAGTCTCAACGAGTCCAACAGCAGAGGGGAATGGAATAATAGACTCTTACCATCAGTTTACTGGGGTTAAATGGTTACGTGAAAAGCCATTGAGCAAGTTTGAGGGTGCGCAGTGGCTTCTCATTCAAAAGGCAGAAGAGGAGAAACTTCTTCAAGTAACCTTCAAGCTGCCTGAGAATTACATGAACAGGCTGGTTAGCGACTGCTATGAACACTATCTAAGTGTCGGTGTTAGTAAGTATGCTCAACTCTGGAATGAGCAAAGAAAATTGATACTGGAGGATGCACTTCATGCTTTTATTTTGCCATCAATGGAGAAAGAAGCAAGAAACTTGCTAACCAGCAGAGCGAAGAGTAGGTTGCTTTCAGAGTATGGAGAGGCTTTGTGGAATAAGGTGTCTGCAGGGCCATATCAGAAGAAAGAAATGGACATTAGCTCAGACGAGGAAGCTGCACCGAGGGTCATGGCATGTTGTTGGGGCCCTGGAAAGCCGCCAAATACATTTGTGATGCTGGATTCATCGGGAGAGGTGCTTGATGTGCTTTATGCTGGATCTCTCACACTGCGATCCCAAAATGTCAACGACCAACAACGTAAAAAGAATGACCAGGATCGTGTTTTAAAGTTTATGATGGACCACCAACCGCATGTTGTGGCTCTAGGAGCTGTCAATTTGGCTTGTACTCGTCTGAAGGATGATATTTATGAA GTCATTTTCCAGATGGTGGAAGATAAACCTAGAGATGTTGGGCAGATGGATGATTTAACCATTGTTTATGTAGACGAATCACTTCCTAGGCTATACGAAAACTCTCGAATCTCAGGCGAACAGCTACCTCAACAGTCTGGGATCGTGAAACGTGCAGTTGCTCTAGGACGCTATCTCCAGAATCCTCTAGTAATGGCAGCGACGTTATGTGGTCCAGGCCGGGAAATACTGTCTTGGAAGCTTCACCCGTTGGAGGGTTTTCTTCAGGTCGACGAGAAGTATGGGATGGTTGAACAGGTCATGGTTGACATAACAAACCAGGTTGGGATCGACATTAATTTGGCAGCTAGCCATGAGTGGCTTTTCTCTCCTCTACAGTTCATTTCTGGACTTGGACCTAGGAAAGCTGCATCCTTGCAGAGGTCGCTCGTAAGAGCTGGTTCAATATTTGTTCGCAAGGACCTTATAATGCATGGGCTTGGTAAAAAAGTTTTCGTAAACGCAGCCGGTTTCTTGCGCATCAGGAGGAGTGGGCTGGCTGCTAGCAGCAGTCAGTTTATCGATTTACTGGATGATACCAGAATACATCCGGAATCGTATGGTCTTGCACAAGAACTTGCGAAAGATATTTATGATCAGGATGTTAGAGGTGACTCCAACGATGATGAGGATGCGATAGAGATGGCAATAGAGCATGTGAGAGATCGACCAGGCTCTTTGAGAAAAGTTGTCCTCGAGGAGTATCTTGCAAGCAAGAACCGGGAGAATAAGAAAGAGACTTACAGTAATATCATGAGAGAGTTGAGCTGTGGCTTCCAGGATTGGCGGATACCTTTTAAAGATCCAACTCCAGACGAAGAGTTTTATATGAACTCTGGTGAGACTGAAGACACCATAGCTGAGGGGAGAATTGTCCAGGCCACTGTTAGGAGACTGCAGAGCGGAAGAGCCATATGTGTATTGGATTCTGGACTGACTGGGATGCTTACGAAGGAGGATTTCGCAGATGATGGGAGAGATATCGTGGAGTTGTCAGACCGGCTGAAAGAAGGCGAGATCCTTACGTGCAAGATCAAATCGATTCAGAAGGTGAGGTATCAAGTGTTCCTTATATGCAAGGAGAGTGAGATGAGGAACAACAGGCACCAGCGGAACCAGAATCTGGATCCGTATTACCACGAGGATAGAAACAGTCTCCAGATTGAAAAAGAGAAGGCTCGGAAAGAAAAGGAGCTGGTGAAGAAGCATTTCAAGTCTCGGATGATTGTCCATCCACGTTTCCAGAACATCACTGCTGATCAAGCCACCGAG TATTTATCTGACAAAGAATTTGGAGAGAGCATTGTTCGTCCAAGCTCTCGAGGACTCAATTACTTGACATTGACGCTCAAGATTTACGATGGAGTCTACGCTCACAAGGAGATAGTTGAAGGTGGAAAAGAAAGCAAGGACATCACGAGCCTTCAGCGTATTGGGAAGACGCTGACAATTGGAGAAGACACCTTCGAGGATTTAGATGAG GTCATGGATCGGTATGTTGACCCTCTGGTCTCTCACCTCAAGACGATGCTCAACTACAGGAAGTTCCGTAAGGGGACAAAATCAGAAGTTGATGAGCTTCTCAGGATCGAGAAGAGTGAAAATCCAGCAAGGATAGTTTACTGTTTTGGGATTTCACACGAACACCCTGGTACCTTTATACTGTCCTACATAAGGAGCACCAATCCGCATCACGAGTACGTGGGTCTATACCCCAAGGGATTCAAGTTCAGGAAAAGGATGTTTGAGAGCATCGACAAGCTTGTGGCCTACTTCCAGAGGCATATTGATGACCCGTTGCAGGAAACAGTTCCATCGATCAGGTCTGTTGCTGCAATGGTGCCCATGAGAAGCCCAGCAGACCGTGGCTCTTCTGGAGGAGGTAGCTGGGGTGGTAACTCAGATCGCTCTTCCGGACCAAGACCAG GGAGAGGCGGTGAGTACAGAAACGGTGGTGGACGTGGTGATGGGCATCCAAGTGGAGCGCCAAGGCCTTATGGTGGTCGTGGTAGGGGCAGAGGAAGGAGGGATAATAACAgtgagagagaagatggaaaTGGAGATTGGGGAAATAACAATACCGGAAGTGGGGATGGAGGTTGGGGAagtagtggtggtggtggttgggGAAGCGAGTCCGGCGGTAAAAAGAGTGACGGTGCAGGCGGATGGGGTAGTGAGtctggaggtggtggtggtgggggtTGGGGAAATGAGTCTGGCGGTAAAAAGAGCAGCGAGGATGGTGGTTGGGGAAAGGAGGCCAGTGGAAAAAAGAGCGGTGAAGACGGCGGTTGGGGAAATagcggtggtggtggaggtggcgGTGGCGGATGGTGA